The DNA window atacccgttactcagctggAAGTGTGATCGAAATTTGGGCTGCGTCTGTGTCTCTGAAATCTGCATGCCTAATCTCTaccttttatagttcctgagatctcgacgtttatacggacggacggtcaaacggacatggccagatctattcgctattattttttatattcccaactactactactactactactactgcCAACTTACTTAAGCTActaacttatatatttatagacaGTTAACTTGTACTGGGGCTACgataaaattaataacattaagGGGAATTTGATTTATAAATGTTAATAAATCTAGTATAAGTCAAAACCCTGTGTGGCAGGTATTGAGGGTGGTGACGTTTGAGTCTTCTTTTCCGGGGATCTGTAATTCGAAGAGCCGCGTTGGGGTGTAGATCCAGTCTCTCATGGGATTTTTTGGCCATCTCCTTGATTTTGTCTCTTATTTTAGTGACCTTGAGATCACGTTCGATATCAACATTCCTCATATACCAAGGAGCACCAGTGATTTTCACGTCCAGTGATTACTCGTATAAACCTTTACACTTGGAAAGCACAAAATAGGTTAGGAGCTCGTCTGCACTTATATATAGAtccttaatttattttcaaaaggCCAGCATGATTCTTGGTGCCATCAGCCATTTCTATATTTGTAGCATACTTACAGGCTTTGCATCTATCTACATGTGTAAATTCATCATGTAAACTTAAATACGTATCTTATGTCCTTGTTGAATATAATAATACTTTCTTCGGTAAGGAAGTGCCCCCAGAGCCTTGAGTTACAATTTATTGATTACgccaatttcaataaatttgaataaacaataaaatatggGTAAATaatgcatataaaataaattttcgtCAAGTGTTAGTGTTATCAGTGGTATTTATTTCGGTATATTTATCATCTGTGCGGTAAATGGTAATTTAAAACGGTCACTCTAAGTTACAAATTACCGCGAGATGTGCtaagcaatttaattttttatgtttttaagcATATACAAGGGCATAAACTCATtgatatatatgtaataaGTATTTAATGAGGCATCATTAGTTCCCTATGCCATTTCAACATGCCCATGAATTCCTATACTTTAGATTTCACAATGGATTTggagaacaacaacaatacgCCATTGACCGGCAAAGAAACCGAAAAATGTGCGGAAAAGCGAAAATGTGTAATAACATTAGATGAAAAGCAAGGGGAATCCAAAAGACTGAAAAAGGAGGAATCAAATGTGGAGGCCACAAGCCGTCCGCCTGCTCAGAGTCCCAAAAAACGGCTCCATCTAAACGGAAAGCCCACGCAAAATAAGGATCTTAACTTCACATACGGGAATTATAAGCACTACTACGGCAAGCGCATCCTGAACAAGGATTTTCACGACATACGTCTGGACGTGCTCGGCACGCAGTCGGATTTGTTTCGGAACAAGCAGCTGCTTGACATCGGCTGCAACTCTGGCCACCTGTCCATACAGATTGCCAGGAAATTCGAGGTGAAGAGCCTCGTGGGCCTGGACATAGATCGTAGCCTGATAAATGATGCCCAAAGAACCGTCAGTCACCTGAAACGTCAGGCAACCCCGGTGCAGGGGATACCCTACATACAATTTGTGCACGGAAACTACGTCCTGGAGGACGACGTCCTGCTCGATATTGAGAGGCCGCAGTTTGACGTCATACTCTGCCTGTCTGTCACTAAGTGGATCCACCTTAATTTCTGTGATTCCGGCCTGAAGCAGACCTTCAGACGCATGTACCTGCAGCTGCGCCCGGGCGGCAAGCTGATCCTGGAACCTCAGTCCTTTGACGGTTACAAGAGGCGCAAGAAGCTATCGGTGAGCTTTATTAGACAGATAATCGAtagagaatatatatatatgtatgtatgcactTTTTTCTTCAGGAACAAATCAGAGATAACTACAATGCAATTAAATTCCGACCTGAGCATTTCACCGAATATCTGCTTGGCCCGGAAGTGGGCTTTGCCGAAATGAAACTTATGGGCATACCGGAGCACTGCAAGGAGGGATTCAAGCGACCGATCCAAATTTTTACAAAGTCGTaggaaataaaaagaaaatcatgaaatgaaatttatcCGAAAATGCACGgaaaacacaaatatttatttacatcgATTACATTTATGTAAATGTAATCAATACTACTTCGATCGCTTCGCTTTACTAGGAGAGCTAGGTATCTTTTCCAGCACGTTGGGAATCTTTTTCAGTAAATCGTCGTGTGTTAGCTGAAAATCACTGTCTGCCCAAAGAAGTTTCAGTTCATCCATCACCAAACCAAGCCTCACTCCGTTCAGACCATGCTGAGCCAAAGCATTTCCCCTGATCGGGAAGTCCGGCTTGACCCACGACTTGAGCTGGTTGTAGAGTTCCAGTTTGCCAGAGTATTTCAGCAACTGTTCTACGAAATCCCTTTGAATATACTTTTGTAAGCACAACTTCTGTAAGTCCCGCAGGGTCGTGTAATGTGAGCCAACCTAGAAAGGGAAACTGGCGTTTAAAGAcgtaattttaaattgagcGGATCGGGCTTCTAACCTTTTCCCGCTCCTGGGTGATGAACCTAGCCAGGTCCCGTTCGTAGGCGGATAGCTTAAGGCGTTTGTGCATTTCCATGGCGTCTTCCACGGAGTGCAGCATCCCCGCCAAGTACAAAATCGGCTGATGCGGCTTTTCGAATTTATCTAGGGCTTTGCAAAAACGGTCGAAATCATCCAGATTTGGCTCTTTAGGCAGCCCAATGTACTCGAATAGGTTACAACGGTGCATCTCCAAAAACAATGCAGGTCCGAAATTGCCCGCCACTATCTTTTGGAGCTCAGACCAGATACGCTCGCCACTTATTCTCGCAAGACCTTTCGCGTTTTCCTTAATGGCTGCCAGGGTGGCCTTATCGTGGTTGTTTTCTTCACTCGCGATGCGTCCGTAGAATCGGAAATAGCGCAGGATGCGCAGAAAGTCCTCCTTAATGCGAATATCTGCTTCGCCCACGAAGACAACGCGACGCTCCTGGAGATCATCGTAGCCATAAAAGAAATCGTACACTGTGCCATCAAAGCCTAAGAACATGGAGTTGATTGTCAAATCTCGCCGGTTCGCATCCAGTTGCCAGTCGGTCGTGTACATCACCTCCGCATGGCGTCCGTCGGTACGGATGTCGATGCGTAATGTGGTTACCTCGAAGTTCTCCTTGTCATTGATTCGAGGTGTGATGGTGCCGTGCTTTTCGCCGTTCGCGTTGATCATTCGCACCTCTTCCTTCTCAAACATCTGCTTCATCTGATCCGGAGTGGCGGTGGTGGCCAAGTCGATGTCCTTCGGTGAAATGCCCATCAGAATGTCGCGCACAGCTCCGCCGGCGATCCGCAGCTCGTAGTCGTACTTCTTGAAGAGCGCCAGAAGGTCATTCAGCTCGGGGGTAAATATGCTTTGGAACTCAGGAGTTGCCAACTTCCGGAATGCCGGGTTTGTGCGCATCCTGGGTGGTTTTCCCAGCTGGGCGATCAATTCTGGAGAGGCGCCTCGCGAGCAAACCACACTATTGGCCATCGACTTTAGCCAGCGATTCTGCTGACGGCCGTTGAATGAAAGGAAGGCACGTGTGGTCAACTTTACGAGGAGGCTTGAACCATTCATGTAAAGATTCGAGCTCGCTCGGCAATTTGTGTCCAACTTCTAAGTAATGTCGAAAAAAATAAGTCATATGTGATGTACACCCTGTAGTGCTTTAGTCGTAGGGCTTACTCGTTCTTAGTGAGAGAAAAgtaagttttaaataaataaatatataaaaataaaaataaataaaaattaaaaatacaaataaaataaactattACAGCTAAGGCAGTAAGCAGTTGTAATAAGTAGACGATGTACAGGGTACTCTTAAGCCGAGATTCCCTATTTCTGTGAAAATCCGTTTTTAACGGAATAATGTGTAATGTAGAATTTGGGCACACTTACGGAACCTGTTACTTTGTTTACCTTCTTGCTTGAAATATTTGAATTCAATGCCACCGCGGTTGCCGTTCGGCCAAGTCAGAAACTTATTGCTGCAGGGACACGTAATTCGAAGGATGAGCTCCCAACCCAAGGTGTATGTAACCAGGCCGGATGTGGATGACAGCGGTCTGGAGCTACTGCGAAAGaggtttgtttttgttattgcaACCGGCTAGTTAGTTATTAGCATTTGCACTAATTTTGATATTCACGACTTTGCTCAGCTGCCAAGTGAGCACCTGGCATGAGACCAATCCGGTGCCCCGCTCCGAGCTGATCCGCGAGGTGGCCGGAAAAGATGCCCTTTACTGCGCCCTAACGGACAAGGTTGACAAGGAAGTGCTGGATTCTGCCGGTCCTCAGTTGAAGTGCGTGGCCACTATTTCGGTGGGTTACGATCACATCGACGTGGAGGAGTGCAGGAAACGTGGCATTCGAGTGGGCTTCACACCGGACGTCTTAACGGATGCCACGGCAGAATTAACGCTTGCTCTGCTTCTGGCCACCAACCGCCGACTATTCGAGGCCAACAAGCAGGTTTACAACGGCGGCTGGAAGTCGTGGGCCCCCATGTGGATGTGCGGCCAGGGACTGAAGGGCTCCCGGGTCGGCCTGCTGGGCTTCGGCCGCATCGGCCAAGAGATAGCGGCACGCATTGTGCCATTTAAGCCGACGGAGATAACATACACAACACGATCACTGCGCACCAAGGAGGCGGCTGCTGTGAATGCCCGGCACGTGGACTTTGACGAGATGCTTCGCGAATCGGACTTTATCGTAGTCTGTTGCGCCCTAACCCCGGAGACTAAGGAAATCTTCAATGCCGCGGCCTTTCAGAAGATGAAGCCCAACTGCATTCTTATCAACACTGCGCGTGGTGGCGTTGTAGACCAGAAGGCCCTGTACGAGGCACTGAAAACCAAACGAATTCTGGCAGCTGGTCTGGATGTAACGACGCCGGAGCCATTGCCCCTTGACGATCCCCTTCTAAAGCTGGATAATGTTGTTATCCTCCCCCACATTGGCAGCGCTGACATCGAAACGCGCAAGGAAATGTCCCGGATCACAGCCAGAAATATTCTTGCTGCCTTAGCTGGCGATAAAATGGAAGCCGAAGTAAAGCTATAAGCCATGTAATCTCAGCGTACAGTCGATTCTTTCCACTTCTTTTTTAAAAACATCTGTTTGTAATTATGGACAATAttcttattaaatatttcgtattttCAAAGGTGTTTTAACGGTACTGAAATTATTGAAACACTTCAACAGAAACACTTGTAATACGCCGATGACAGTGCCCGCAATGAACTGATACGTATATGTcggtatatatgtatataaagaTATATTAGGACTCAACTAAATGCCGATAGCTTCTACCTAAATGTCGTGGCCACCCAGTAGGATGGGATATGAGCATCGAATGCGAGGGGTACACTCCCAATCTTTTGGTTATTGACGAACATAACTATATTGCTTTAGAATGGCTGTGTGTGCGGTAAAGGCCTAGGACAGTGATAGTcgaattataaactttatctTATTAAGTAACTTGAAAATGTGTATGagcaacaaaacaattaaacagCAACTAGTCCTCGCCTGGCGGCAGGGGCTGGTTAAGATCACCTCCTATAGGCGGGGGAACTGGCAGTGGCACTAGAGACGTCAGTACGGGCACTGTGGAAATTACACTAATTTCTGATGGATCCGGTGCCTCTTTTTTAATATGCTCGGCGCTGATGTAACCGCCGCTTTCGTCCTGAAAAGAAGATACTTGTATGTAGTAGCTGAACGTCTCCGGTATTTGAGTTAATAGTAACTCATTTCATTTAAgactaaattaaaaaattcatAATTACCGTCACGAACACATCCACTGATTTACCGGAGATGATGTCCAGAACCTGCTGGGTAATGCCACTACCATTCATCGGTTCATCCTGCATGCTCTCAGCGTATTCCGACAAAGCTGGTCTTAAATCAGGGCACTGATGCAGTGCCTCCACCAATTGGGCGGGAGGAAGATGCAACAGAATCGGCATTGACTGCGGTTTCAGGCGCTGCACAGTCTTTAGGAAGCCCTCCCAGATAACTTTTTGTCGCCAGACCTGCTTAATTATCAGACGCTGCAGCAAGTTCATTACAAAGTTAGCCAGACGCGGGTACAGGGTTAGACTCTGAATTGTTGTGCGCATCATCAGAGTAGGCAGCGGAATAACCTCTACAAGCTGTTGCAGCACAGCCATAAGTACCTCCTGTGTGTACAGATCTCTTTCAGCCAAACAGAGGGATGTAGCCTTGACGATGGCTTTAAGATCGCAGACACTCGTATCGATGGTGTGCAAAGCCACGAGAATATCAGTGGGGGACATGGCCATCGTCTGATGGGCGAATTCGGCACCGATACCAAGCAATCGATTGAAAACCTCCTTGACCACAGCGGGATTAAGTTTAATCAGCTTAGGCAGAACGGCAATTAACTCGGATCGGGTCAAGCCACTTAGCACGGGTATCATAACGCGCACATCCTTGACCTTGTTCTGGTAGAGATCCCTAACCCGCCGTACCAATTCTTCATGGGGGGATGGCACTCGCTCCGTCAGTATGTAAATTATACGGATCACTAAGGTCTCCATGCCCTTAGGGCAATCCTCGATCAGTTGCAGCAACGTCGGGCTTTCCACACCCATCTTTTTTATGGGGATATCTAGACTGCGCAAGATCGTGCGTTTCAGTTCGGCAGATGTGGAAACAAACACTTGACAAATTttctgtaagtaaactatcAGGAGAAgagaatattaaaaaattaatttcataattaattttctttaatacgGAACACAAGCAAATTACCTTCCGGTTTATAGGGCAGCAGGGTAAAGGCCAAACCAAAGCACACCTTGGTAGTGTCTTCCCGCCATGCAGGCTCCTCGCTTGGACGACCAAAGTCCTGCGAGAAAACAGCTGCCGGCGGAGACTCCTGTTCGATAAATTTAAGCCAGTCCAGAGCGAATTCGTCTATACGAGACGGTAGTATTTTGTGCACATGGTACAGACTGACCAGATGGGCCTGTGCCCGATCCCGCAGATCCACTCGCTCGTGCACAGAAAAGTTGAGCAACGCTCTAACGAAGCGATTCTTTCGCGGCGGCCTGAGCACTGCAAggtccttgatcagctccaggcCGTGCTGGGAGAACTCGTCGTCCAGGCTTAATTGAACTAGATGTCCGATTGAGACTTCCGGAAGAATGGGTGCTTCTAGATAAACTCTACGAATCAGAATAATCTTATCCTTGTGATCGCAACGCTCTCCAATGCCAAAGATAAGCTTATTCAGCAACTCGTTGTAGGCGTGATCGGGTCTGTTCTCTGTCTTAACATAAGTGTGCCTTGTAAATCCTTGCAGCAGAGAGTACTCCTCAAAGAGCCACGAAAATGCCAAATCGATACGCTGCTTTATATCCTCCAGGATGAACTCCATGATGCCGTAACGCACGTTATCGGGAAATGTGGCAGCAATCACAGTGACCAGCTTACGGCGCTTCGATGACACGCCTCCCTTGATGCACTGCCGCTCCGAGTTGAGAATACGGCGCACTGCGTCAGTTAGGAACTTCTCTTTTAGGTTGCGTGGCAGGGGCTTGGTGATTTCCTGCAGCTTTAACGCCTTGGCGCGCTCCTTCATCTTTTCAATAACAGTCTGTTCGCCCTTAGCGCGCTCCATGGTCTCGCGGAGTTTCTTGGTTGCTTCCTCCTTTCGTTGGAGCTCTTCCTCACTCAGTTTTTGAACAGCATCTTCATCCACTTCCATTGCAGTTAGTGTTGATTCAATCGGTTGTACTTTCTTAACCCGCATTGGCGGCTCTCTACTGAAGGTTGCGGCACCTGGGCCTAGGCGCCTTTCAGATAGTTGTTCGCCAAACATTCTGGAGATATTGGTTACCTGCTGCTGAATAGACATTTCGCGAATGGGTGTATATTCCTGAAGGAACTTTTGTGGCACCTCAGTGGGCAGACTTGGCAAGAACTCCAGTACCAGGGCCACAACAGTTTCTGGATTACGGAAATGCTCTGCCAGAAACTTTTCGTTAACTCGTGTGGACTTCTGTTTCTGCCGTTCCAATTCCTCAGTGTCTAGCTCCATTTCTCGCTGCTGCTGATCCTGCTGCTCACTGGCCAACCGCGCTCGCTTTGCAAGACTTTGCGCAGCATTTTCAAGGATGCGTTTTTGTCTGCGAGCCATTTCCTGTTTGTCCATTTTGGGAATAAGCTTCTGGATCTCATTTGTGGAGGACCCCAGGTCAACTAACATACCTCGGATAGTGCTTGCAAACTCAAAGGCACCGCGGTTCTTCAGCAATGTCTGCAGCTGCATCTTTAGGCTCTTGCGCACGGAGCTTACTTGCGAATCAGTGAGGGTGGGCGGCAGGTTGGCATTTAGCTGCTTAAAGGCATCCACCACGGCACCCATGAACATGGGCCGCATTTTGGCAATCGTGCACAAGCTGCTTGTGCAGGCAATCAAGTTCACTGAGGAAATATGCGTTGTTCCGTGGAACTGAAGCAAGATATCTAAGATATTGTTGCCTTCCTCCTGCAACTTTTGACGGCGGAATAGTGTGCAGTGATCGGGGACATCGCCCAGCGAGAAGTCTCCATCTCGTTTCAGACTGTCCTCGTCAGCAAAGCTCTGCAGGACAACGACGCCCTCCAAGAACTTAATGGCATTTGTACGTATGCCGTCGTTTTCATTGTCGATCATGTCCAGTATTTGCGCCTTTATTAAGCTGAGGATGTTCCACGCCTGCTCCGCACTGTCGCCGGGCTCCATGAGGCTGCACAAGTACTGCAATCCATTCTTGTAGATGCTGCCGCAAGCCTGGATCACTCTTTTGATCACCTGAGCCGAATTATCCCTAAGCAGCATAGACACGACGTTAATGACATGGGGCAGTAGCTCCACCTTCACTTTACTGGGATGGAAAATAGAAATGGATTCAGCAAGAAGTTATTTCCTTTGACGGACATCCTTACCAAACTTGCTCTATGAAGACGACTACCTGCTTGCGAACCTCCATGTTTGAGTCGTGGGCCAAAGACAGTACGGACTCCAGGAATTCTTCGGCCAGCTCCGAGCAGGATCCAAGCACAGTCTCCTGCACCTTAGCCAGCAGTTCGCACTTTGTCGAAGGTGATGCGATGACCAGCTCATTGCACCAATCAACCACCTGAAAGGGAAAATAAATGGTACAATACAGCAATccggacagtcttgtctgaTTCTACCTTAGCTCTTGCCGTAGCCGTCTTCTCGTCCGTGAACAGATTGGCCGTCTCCGAGACAAACTGGCCGCGTCCAATTATGCTATCCATGATCGGTTAATTGATGCAGATTTTGCCTAAATCTGCGATACTTGGGATATTTTTAAGAGCTGCCGGCACGGATGGCAAGGTGTTATCGGTACCATTGAGAAACTATCGAAAACGGCTCTATGATTTTGGCAGTTCTGAATAATTCCGGACCATCTAGCTATTTTTTGCCAACTCTTAACgtgtttaaaagaaaaagaatattttACTGAAAAGTTGTCTTATAATGAAATGATCTGACTGCAAACTAAATGTCCTTGCTCGTTAtcgtataaaataaaattaaggaATCACATAAACTAACATTTTGGCATAAGTCAGCTAACGCGTTATTATCGATAAGCATGCCGCAGTTGCGCTGGCCGAGCGATATGCGGGGTGACTATCGATAAGCCAAAGGCATCGATTTGCTCACATTTCTTGGGTGTTTTAGCGTGAAAAAAACGCCTAAATAAACGAATCGGCAGCGTGTCAGGCAAGAAAGTGCAACCAACGGATCGCCGTTCGCGACGCAGTCGAGGATTGGAACAGCAGACACCGTCGAAGGTGGCGAAAAACGTCTCAGCAACCGCCAGCCGTCGCAGCGGAGTGTTTACTCGGAGAGGGGTGCAGTGGAGGAGCTGTGTGGGCGcgtgcgtgtgtatgtgtgcgccAGTGAGTGGGGCAGAGGCAGCGGCAGAGGAGCAGCGGCGGATGTAGCTCGTAGCCCGGACCCCGTAGTGGATACCACGAAGTGTTAGCGCAAACGTACGCAGTCCAACTTTGAGgcacaaagaaaataaacactGGAAACCGAAGACGAGGCCTTCTGGAACTGGAACAGCACTGCTCAACAGCCGCAGCCGCGTCGGTGACCGCACCCTAATGTCAAATAGCCAAGCAAATGCCGGCATCAGCGGTAGCGCGGTAGCGGATGAACCCATCCAGCACCACCCCTCCTTGGCGGCCGGCCCCGTAAGTGCATCCTGCCCAGCAGCGACACCGCCGTCGCAGTCGACGCAGCAGCCCCCGCCGCACATAGTTGGTGCCTCAACAGCTGATGCGGGCAGCAGCGCTGCGGTCGGCGTCGGCGTCGTCGCTGGCAGCGAATGCGTCAATCTGGACTCGTCGCCACGCGAATCCGGGGACGATTCGGAGGATGAGAGCGAGATTCTGGAGGAGTCGCCATGCGGACGCTGGCTGAAGCGACGCGAGGAGGTGGATCAGCGCGACGTGCCCGGTATTGACTGCGTCCATCTGGCCATGGACACTGAGGAGGGCGTAGAGGTCGTGTGGAACGAGGTGCAATATGCCAGCCTGCAGGAGCTGAAGTCGCAGGAGGAGAAGATGCGGCAGGTGTTCGACAATCTGCTGCAGCTGGACCACCAGAACATTGTCAAGTTCCACCGCTACTGGACGGACACGCAGCAGGCCGAGCGTCCCAGGGTGGTCTTTATCACCGAGTACATGTCGAGCGGATCGCTGAAACAGTTCCTCAAGCGCACCAAGCGCAACGCCAAGCGCCT is part of the Drosophila sechellia strain sech25 chromosome 3R, ASM438219v1, whole genome shotgun sequence genome and encodes:
- the LOC6614015 gene encoding probable RNA methyltransferase CG1239 isoform X1, producing the protein MPMNSYTLDFTMDLENNNNTPLTGKETEKCAEKRKCVITLDEKQGESKRLKKEESNVEATSRPPAQSPKKRLHLNGKPTQNKDLNFTYGNYKHYYGKRILNKDFHDIRLDVLGTQSDLFRNKQLLDIGCNSGHLSIQIARKFEVKSLVGLDIDRSLINDAQRTVSHLKRQATPVQGIPYIQFVHGNYVLEDDVLLDIERPQFDVILCLSVTKWIHLNFCDSGLKQTFRRMYLQLRPGGKLILEPQSFDGYKRRKKLSEQIRDNYNAIKFRPEHFTEYLLGPEVGFAEMKLMGIPEHCKEGFKRPIQIFTKS
- the LOC6614015 gene encoding probable RNA methyltransferase CG1239 isoform X2; its protein translation is MDLENNNNTPLTGKETEKCAEKRKCVITLDEKQGESKRLKKEESNVEATSRPPAQSPKKRLHLNGKPTQNKDLNFTYGNYKHYYGKRILNKDFHDIRLDVLGTQSDLFRNKQLLDIGCNSGHLSIQIARKFEVKSLVGLDIDRSLINDAQRTVSHLKRQATPVQGIPYIQFVHGNYVLEDDVLLDIERPQFDVILCLSVTKWIHLNFCDSGLKQTFRRMYLQLRPGGKLILEPQSFDGYKRRKKLSEQIRDNYNAIKFRPEHFTEYLLGPEVGFAEMKLMGIPEHCKEGFKRPIQIFTKS
- the LOC6614016 gene encoding CCA tRNA nucleotidyltransferase 1, mitochondrial; the encoded protein is MNGSSLLVKLTTRAFLSFNGRQQNRWLKSMANSVVCSRGASPELIAQLGKPPRMRTNPAFRKLATPEFQSIFTPELNDLLALFKKYDYELRIAGGAVRDILMGISPKDIDLATTATPDQMKQMFEKEEVRMINANGEKHGTITPRINDKENFEVTTLRIDIRTDGRHAEVMYTTDWQLDANRRDLTINSMFLGFDGTVYDFFYGYDDLQERRVVFVGEADIRIKEDFLRILRYFRFYGRIASEENNHDKATLAAIKENAKGLARISGERIWSELQKIVAGNFGPALFLEMHRCNLFEYIGLPKEPNLDDFDRFCKALDKFEKPHQPILYLAGMLHSVEDAMEMHKRLKLSAYERDLARFITQEREKVGSHYTTLRDLQKLCLQKYIQRDFVEQLLKYSGKLELYNQLKSWVKPDFPIRGNALAQHGLNGVRLGLVMDELKLLWADSDFQLTHDDLLKKIPNVLEKIPSSPSKAKRSK
- the LOC6614018 gene encoding glyoxylate reductase/hydroxypyruvate reductase is translated as MPPRLPFGQVRNLLLQGHVIRRMSSQPKVYVTRPDVDDSGLELLRKSCQVSTWHETNPVPRSELIREVAGKDALYCALTDKVDKEVLDSAGPQLKCVATISVGYDHIDVEECRKRGIRVGFTPDVLTDATAELTLALLLATNRRLFEANKQVYNGGWKSWAPMWMCGQGLKGSRVGLLGFGRIGQEIAARIVPFKPTEITYTTRSLRTKEAAAVNARHVDFDEMLRESDFIVVCCALTPETKEIFNAAAFQKMKPNCILINTARGGVVDQKALYEALKTKRILAAGLDVTTPEPLPLDDPLLKLDNVVILPHIGSADIETRKEMSRITARNILAALAGDKMEAEVKL
- the LOC6614019 gene encoding symplekin; translation: MDSIIGRGQFVSETANLFTDEKTATARAKVVDWCNELVIASPSTKCELLAKVQETVLGSCSELAEEFLESVLSLAHDSNMEVRKQVVVFIEQVCKVKVELLPHVINVVSMLLRDNSAQVIKRVIQACGSIYKNGLQYLCSLMEPGDSAEQAWNILSLIKAQILDMIDNENDGIRTNAIKFLEGVVVLQSFADEDSLKRDGDFSLGDVPDHCTLFRRQKLQEEGNNILDILLQFHGTTHISSVNLIACTSSLCTIAKMRPMFMGAVVDAFKQLNANLPPTLTDSQVSSVRKSLKMQLQTLLKNRGAFEFASTIRGMLVDLGSSTNEIQKLIPKMDKQEMARRQKRILENAAQSLAKRARLASEQQDQQQREMELDTEELERQKQKSTRVNEKFLAEHFRNPETVVALVLEFLPSLPTEVPQKFLQEYTPIREMSIQQQVTNISRMFGEQLSERRLGPGAATFSREPPMRVKKVQPIESTLTAMEVDEDAVQKLSEEELQRKEEATKKLRETMERAKGEQTVIEKMKERAKALKLQEITKPLPRNLKEKFLTDAVRRILNSERQCIKGGVSSKRRKLVTVIAATFPDNVRYGIMEFILEDIKQRIDLAFSWLFEEYSLLQGFTRHTYVKTENRPDHAYNELLNKLIFGIGERCDHKDKIILIRRVYLEAPILPEVSIGHLVQLSLDDEFSQHGLELIKDLAVLRPPRKNRFVRALLNFSVHERVDLRDRAQAHLVSLYHVHKILPSRIDEFALDWLKFIEQESPPAAVFSQDFGRPSEEPAWREDTTKVCFGLAFTLLPYKPEVYLQKICQVFVSTSAELKRTILRSLDIPIKKMGVESPTLLQLIEDCPKGMETLVIRIIYILTERVPSPHEELVRRVRDLYQNKVKDVRVMIPVLSGLTRSELIAVLPKLIKLNPAVVKEVFNRLLGIGAEFAHQTMAMSPTDILVALHTIDTSVCDLKAIVKATSLCLAERDLYTQEVLMAVLQQLVEVIPLPTLMMRTTIQSLTLYPRLANFVMNLLQRLIIKQVWRQKVIWEGFLKTVQRLKPQSMPILLHLPPAQLVEALHQCPDLRPALSEYAESMQDEPMNGSGITQQVLDIISGKSVDVFVTDESGGYISAEHIKKEAPDPSEISVISTVPVLTSLVPLPVPPPIGGDLNQPLPPGED